The Deltaproteobacteria bacterium genomic interval AAATGGAGGGTTGATATCCTCTTTGTTTCAAAAAGGGGTTGTCCGCAGGAACGCTGCCATCTGGCCAGACGCGAATCATGGATCCCGAATGATTGGATGGGTCTTGGGCCAGCGATTTTTGACCACGCTCTCCAAGAGAGATGTAAAGATGACCTTGATTGGAAAACACCAAACGGCTACCGAAATGAAACTGACTTTTCATCAAGGGGCTGGCTTTAAAAATCACTTGAAATTGGTTGAGCTTCCCATTTTGTAATTTACCGCGTCCCACGTGGGTGCTTTTGGAGCGCGGTAGCCCTCCGGTATAACTGATGTAAACCCAACGATTTTTTTCGAATTGGGGATCGATGGCTACATCCAGCAGCCCTCCCTGACCCTGAGCAATGATACGTGGAAGTCCCCGCACGACCTGAGTGTGTTTGCTTTTCAAGTTCAACGCCAATAGGCGACCTCGGCGCTCGGTAATTAAAACACGGTTCGCGTTAATAAAAGCCATTCCCCAGGGATGATGGAGGTCGCTCTTTAAGGTCGTTGCTTGAATAGGCCCATGACTTGAAGGAAAGACTCGGGATGCAGCCGCCTCAGATGGAAGCTGGCTAGCAAGGCAACACAGCGTTATGAAGACCGTTCCAAGCAGCTTGATGTTTGTCTTTTCGGAACTCAGATACATCCCAAATGTCTCTCAGATTGGCTTGTGGGAAGCAAGTGGCGGGTGC includes:
- a CDS encoding PQQ-dependent sugar dehydrogenase, translated to MYLSSEKTNIKLLGTVFITLCCLASQLPSEAAASRVFPSSHGPIQATTLKSDLHHPWGMAFINANRVLITERRGRLLALNLKSKHTQVVRGLPRIIAQGQGGLLDVAIDPQFEKNRWVYISYTGGLPRSKSTHVGRGKLQNGKLNQFQVIFKASPLMKSQFHFGSRLVFSNQGHLYISLGERGQKSLAQDPSNHSGSMIRVWPDGSVPADNPFLKQRGYQPSIFSYGHRNMQGAALHPTTGEVWAHEHGPKGGDEINVIRPGRNYGWPKTTYGIDYDGTIISTQTTLPGITSPIHHWTPSIAPSGMAFVKGPLFSKWRGDLLVGALKDRRLMHLTIRGEQVLEQEPLLGELAERIRDVEIGPSGAIYLLTDSKNGSLLKLTPQQ